A segment of the Aureliella helgolandensis genome:
CGACGTCAGTTCCATGGGAAGCACCGTCAGCTTTTGGGCAGCGCCTGGCCCTGAAACGCCCTCGCTTTTCATCTGCGACCAGAGACTCTCCGAGTCGGCGCGGTCGTACATCAGCACATTGCTGTTGTAAAGCAAGCCAGAGACGCCGAACTCACGTTCACCCAGTGGCGTCCGTCGATCGAAAACTACGGCGGAATCGCAGAGTGGGCAGTAGGTGACCGCAATGGGAATGTCGCCAAGTCGATCGTTTACGATTTCGTGTTGGTTGAGGATCGAAATGGGATAGGCCCGAGCTCGTCCCTCGATGGCAACTCCGATAACTCGCTCATTCGCTTTCAGGAAATCCGCGTGTTCACGGGGCATCGTTGCCGGATTGCTGATAGCCGGTATTCCGTCTTTGGGGGGACCGCCGGAATGAATTTCGTTCAACGGAATGGTCGCGCGGGACAAGTCGAAGGTGAGTGCTTGTCGATTCTGTATCCGATGCAACTGTGACGTCGACAGTGCATGCCCCACGTTTCCCTTTTCTCGCTCTGTAGTGGAGCCAATCAGCAGAAATGCTAGGCACACCAGCGATGCGAGAATTACTAGGGCCGGTAAGCTCTTCTCACGGCCGGTGCTCCGTTTGATCTCCATGCTCAACTCCTAATGCTTGGTCTGTTGATTCGAGTGGGTTCTCCCCAAAGGCTATCTGGTTGACGAGTAAAAATCTGTGAGCGTACACACAGAGTGACCGGGCGACAGTGGTGTACAATCAATGCTGTGCTAATGCAATTACCTGACTCGAATTGAAAACAGGAGCTTTGAAAATGCTAAAGAAATTGGGGATGACCGGACTAATGATTGCAGTTACGTCCTTGACGGTCGGTTGTGATCAACCGGCAACCGAACCATCGACGACTACGCCTTCCTCCGAAACGGCTGTCGGAGATCAGGACGCTGCAGTCGATGCGGGCTCGTCGACCAGAGAGGATTCACTCCCACCGGCAGGCTCTGCAACCAAGTAAGACCAGTATTGAAGGTGCGAGTGCACTGCGGGTACCTTAGTCATGAGTTTGCGTGCGATTTATTCGTGTGCCGCTTTGTGTAACGATTGCCTTGGGGGGGAGGGCACTGAGGTGTTGGCCAACCAAATGACGTCGTCGATCGATTGGGCAGGCAGGATTGATGCTCCATATGGCGTGGCCCGACGTCATTTGCCGTACACGCCGAATGCGTAAACAGGCCTTCCACGATCATAAGTGATCCGCAGGGCCGCGTGCGACTTGCCTCCAACGGGACTTTAGGAGGGCCATCGCCCAGCAATGCATGAGACACTGGAAATGATCAAGTCGGGAGATTTCAGCGATGCGCACCCGAGGCGTCTCAAGTACGCCAATTCCTCAAGCAAAAGATACGCTGCTTCCCTGCCTTTCGACACTTAGGGGAAGCAGCGTTTGGGCCTCAAATTCGATTAGTACGGTAGGCCAAAGAATCGTCTTACCAGCGGGAAGCTGTAGGTTGGACGAAAGGTAGTGTAAGCGGGCTTGGCTGCAATCGCAGATGAACCGCAGGGGGCCCCATAGGTTGGCGACGCAGCGATTCGTGGCACACCAACGCCGTAAGACGGCACGCCTTGAGCTTCATAGGGCTGACTAACAACTCCCTGTACTCCACTGTAGGCCTGGCCTGTCGGTGCAGTGTAACTGGGGGCATAGGACGGCGCAGCCACCGATGGAGCGGGCGCGGAATATCCGCCGCGTGTTCCTGATTGTGCAAATGCTTCGCTCGTGGACAACACACCGACAAGCACCGTAGCAAATGCAACGGCTCGAAAACGATTGAACATACTTCACTCCATTGGGTAAGGGCTGCACGGCAACTGATACACCTGGTAATCGGTTGCGAAATGATTATTCCAATTATCGACAGGCGTCTTGTCTGATTCTGTGTGCACTCACACATTCAGCCGGTTCCCAACAGCTGGAATATTAATCCTGCAGGACAGAGGAACTGATTTTACTGCCGACGATGGCTTCCCCATTTTCGAAGCTACCATCGATTGCCAGCACGCCCGGCAGCCTGGCTTTATTGCCTGTCAGCATGCCGAAACGGCTACTGGCTGGCGGATAGCAGGCTTCGCTGCTCACTGTTCACTGTCACTGTCACTGTCTCTGTCTCTGTCTCTGTCTCTGTCTCTGTCTCTGTCTCTGTCTCTGTCTCGCAGTAATCGTTCCCCTCAGGCACAAGTGGTTCGGCAGACGCACACCAAGCAAAGAGGGGGGGGCTGCGCGGGCGAGCGTCCGCAAGCCAAAAGGGCAGCTACTCGGTCCATCAGCAATTGCTTGAGCCTCGCAAGCCGGGCAGACTGTGCATGCGACAGTTAGGTGGACCAAGCTATCTCATTGCCATTGAATAGCGAAACGAAGGCCATTTTTTCAGTAACCTCAAGGGGCACTCAAGCAAAATCGCGAGATGCGGGCATTGACAAAAATTGTGGAGAAGCGTATCGTGAATCGACGATAAACAATTTAGTGGCGATCAATAGTGCAATCCTGAAGGCGATCGATCGATGGTTCGAACCAAGGCAGAAGCTCAGAAATGCTGCTCCCCCAGTGAGAAGCTGGCGCTTCCAGATGTCGCTTGGGCTGAGGACATGGCCAAGTTGACTTGGGCCTTGGCTCATCCGGCGCGAGTGCGGATCGTGCGTTTGCTGCTCAACCGCACCTCGTGCGTCTGCGGTGAGATCGTGGAAGAAATGCCACTGGCTCAATCGACGGTTTCCCAACATTTGAAGATCCTCAAGGAGACGGGGTTGGTGCAAGGTGAAATCGACGGCCCCCGCGTTTGCTACTGCATCAACGAAGAGGCGATGGCCAAATTGAAGCAGCTAATCGCGGACTTGTAAGCCAATCAGTTAAGCACTCCCTGGTGCAATTTAGGTTCCAATAAAAAAATTTCCCTCAAGCTATCGTTCTTCGCCGATGAGCGATGGCGTGCAAAGGAGTACACAATGAGCAAGCGAATGATGATCGATGATGTGCGAGACCAATACGCCGGCGTCGCCAAAGGCGCTCTTTCCAACGAGTCAACTGCGGTCAGGTCCATCGCGTCTGCCTTTGGCTATTCACAGGACGAACTGAATCAGTTGCCTGCTGAAGCCAACATGGGATTGTCCTGCGGCAACCCGTTGGCGCTAGCCGGTATTCGTGAGGGCGAAGTGGTTGTGGATCTCGGGTGCGGCGGAGGCATGGATGTGTTTCTGGCCGCTCGAAGTGTGGGCTCAGCGGGGCGCGTTATCGGTATCGACATGACCACCGAGATGCTCGAGCGAGCTCGTGCCGGTCAACAGAAGCTTGGTCTGACGAATGTCGAGTTCCATCAAAGCACCATCGACAAATTGCCGCTACCTGACAACTCTGTTGACTGCGTGATCAGCAACTGCGTGATCAATCTAGTGTCCGACAAACTGGCTGTATTTCGCGAGATCTTGCGAGTGCTCAAGCCTGCGGGCCGTGTTGCCCTAAGCGATATCGCACTCAAGCAAGAGCTGCCAAGTGAAGTCAAGCAAAGTGTTGAGGCCTATGTGGGGTGCATCTCTGGTGCAGTTCTCATCGAAGAATACCGAAGCTTATTAGAGCAAGCTGGTTTTGGCTCTGTTGTCGTAACTGACACCGGAGCGGACTTAAACGCTTATGCAATGGCCAGTGATAGCGGATGTTGCGGTGGTGCGTGCGATTCGGAAGGAAAGTCCTTGCACGACGGTCTCGCGTCGGTCATGCAATCGTTTGACGCCAACGCTTATGCCGCGAGCGTACGAGTCCATGCGCTGAAGCAGGCATCGACCGGCTCCGTGAATACGATTCCCGTTTTAAATGTTCAACCGATTTCCAAGGAGAAAACCATGAAGACTGTCCAAGTCTATGACAAACCAATGTGCTGCTCGACCGGCGTTTGTGGCCCAGACGTTGATCCCGTTTTGCCAAAGTTTGCAGCGGACCTCGACTGGCTTAAGAACCAAGGCCACAACGTCGAGCGATACAACCTAGCTCAACAGCCGCAAGCCTTCATCGAGAACAAGGAGATTCACCATCTGCTAAGCACCGCTGGCACCGATTGCTTGCCAGTCGTGGCTGTTGATGGAGAAATCGTCAGCCAAACCGTCTACCCCTCACGTGAAGATCTCGCAGGCTGGGTCGCCGGTGTACCCGCGAAACAACTCCTGCCCGTTGCCAAGCC
Coding sequences within it:
- a CDS encoding DUF3179 domain-containing protein, coding for MEIKRSTGREKSLPALVILASLVCLAFLLIGSTTEREKGNVGHALSTSQLHRIQNRQALTFDLSRATIPLNEIHSGGPPKDGIPAISNPATMPREHADFLKANERVIGVAIEGRARAYPISILNQHEIVNDRLGDIPIAVTYCPLCDSAVVFDRRTPLGEREFGVSGLLYNSNVLMYDRADSESLWSQMKSEGVSGPGAAQKLTVLPMELTSWEAWQARQPHTDVLSPETGYNRNYKANPYAGYFRQPNLMFPARPQSNALPLKERVLGIWDATKAFAIPVSVFGRQSTQLEKEINGKRIVIAFDKSDQTLRIVSADDGLQWVNAFWFAWYAFRPQTEVVTRQSIP
- a CDS encoding ArsR/SmtB family transcription factor, translating into MVRTKAEAQKCCSPSEKLALPDVAWAEDMAKLTWALAHPARVRIVRLLLNRTSCVCGEIVEEMPLAQSTVSQHLKILKETGLVQGEIDGPRVCYCINEEAMAKLKQLIADL
- the arsD gene encoding arsenite efflux transporter metallochaperone ArsD translates to MSKRMMIDDVRDQYAGVAKGALSNESTAVRSIASAFGYSQDELNQLPAEANMGLSCGNPLALAGIREGEVVVDLGCGGGMDVFLAARSVGSAGRVIGIDMTTEMLERARAGQQKLGLTNVEFHQSTIDKLPLPDNSVDCVISNCVINLVSDKLAVFREILRVLKPAGRVALSDIALKQELPSEVKQSVEAYVGCISGAVLIEEYRSLLEQAGFGSVVVTDTGADLNAYAMASDSGCCGGACDSEGKSLHDGLASVMQSFDANAYAASVRVHALKQASTGSVNTIPVLNVQPISKEKTMKTVQVYDKPMCCSTGVCGPDVDPVLPKFAADLDWLKNQGHNVERYNLAQQPQAFIENKEIHHLLSTAGTDCLPVVAVDGEIVSQTVYPSREDLAGWVAGVPAKQLLPVAKPSGGCCGTSGCC